From the genome of Candidatus Zixiibacteriota bacterium, one region includes:
- a CDS encoding GWxTD domain-containing protein has translation MRVTLRKPTVWIMLTTLVIAAGAAQAQPGRRPLTVRGSTVVFNRPEFDSLVLLEFPFVLNRSEYSFYRPDSLAGGPLYARIFAQINLYGVDGLPLDSANTYFSAAVSDSSEASKADYSLFNSLVLVVQPGIYSARLSVIDAVSKREGEHFIDRINVEPPVKDRLSLGGKCLAFQISYVGQSPAMGIGVPRNGYEVRTNPVAAYSTRDSVAFVYAELYNLRYDSLAPSSFETALSVTDAAGSTVLPPSGKSRRKPGRSAVLAESFEIKGWAPGSYTLQVSAADRTAGQEVSSEIPFAIVAPAPAPAQGSGGNGTDPVGALDLETELRLFYYVLSPVEKRALVGLTDDGKREFAKRFWEERDPDPTTPLPENRLEMYERYVYCNNFFSVEEGKTDGWYTQRGRIYMTYGPPDKLDDYSHPTSGHPVQFWWYYELKEGKVFVFQDEDGFGNFNLVHSTMEGEMFDKRWDAALKAGEILVE, from the coding sequence ATGCGCGTAACTCTGCGTAAACCGACAGTATGGATAATGCTGACCACTCTTGTCATTGCGGCCGGAGCCGCTCAGGCTCAGCCCGGCCGACGGCCCCTCACGGTGAGGGGAAGTACGGTTGTTTTCAACCGGCCGGAATTTGACTCGTTGGTCCTGCTGGAATTTCCGTTCGTGCTGAATCGCAGCGAATATTCTTTCTACCGGCCTGATAGCCTGGCGGGTGGGCCGCTCTATGCCCGCATCTTTGCACAAATCAATTTGTATGGTGTCGACGGTCTTCCCCTGGACTCCGCCAATACCTACTTTTCGGCGGCGGTGAGCGATTCATCCGAAGCCTCTAAGGCTGATTATAGTCTATTCAACAGCTTAGTGCTGGTGGTCCAACCGGGGATCTACTCCGCGCGGCTGAGCGTGATCGATGCGGTCAGTAAGCGGGAGGGGGAGCACTTTATTGACCGGATCAACGTCGAGCCGCCGGTGAAAGACCGCCTCTCGCTTGGAGGTAAGTGTCTCGCTTTTCAGATTTCGTATGTCGGCCAGTCTCCCGCCATGGGCATCGGCGTGCCCAGGAACGGCTACGAGGTTCGGACTAACCCGGTTGCTGCATACTCGACTCGTGACTCGGTGGCCTTCGTCTATGCCGAGCTGTACAATCTGAGGTATGATTCACTGGCGCCCTCAAGTTTCGAGACCGCTCTGAGCGTAACTGATGCCGCCGGCAGCACCGTGCTGCCCCCGTCCGGAAAGTCTCGGCGCAAGCCGGGTAGGTCGGCGGTGTTGGCTGAGTCGTTCGAGATTAAGGGCTGGGCTCCCGGTTCGTACACGCTTCAGGTAAGTGCAGCGGATCGTACCGCCGGGCAGGAGGTCAGCAGCGAGATTCCGTTTGCGATTGTGGCTCCCGCACCCGCGCCGGCGCAGGGTTCCGGCGGAAACGGGACGGACCCGGTCGGCGCTCTTGATCTTGAGACCGAACTGCGCCTGTTCTACTATGTGCTCTCGCCGGTTGAAAAGAGGGCACTCGTGGGACTCACCGACGACGGTAAGCGGGAGTTTGCAAAGCGATTCTGGGAGGAGAGGGACCCGGACCCGACCACTCCTCTGCCTGAAAACCGGCTCGAAATGTACGAGCGATACGTATACTGCAACAATTTCTTCTCGGTCGAGGAGGGAAAGACCGACGGCTGGTATACTCAGCGGGGGCGGATCTACATGACCTACGGCCCACCCGACAAGCTCGACGACTACTCGCACCCAACCAGCGGCCACCCGGTGCAGTTCTGGTGGTACTATGAGCTGAAGGAAGGGAAGGTGTTTGTCTTTCAGGACGAAGACGGCTTCGGCAACTTCAACCTCGTCCATTCGACTATGGAGGGTGAGATGTTCGACAAAAGGTGGGATGCCGCCCTTAAGGCCGGGGAGATTCTGGTGGAGTAG
- a CDS encoding DUF1573 domain-containing protein encodes MRLTIGLVLILVGLAVPTVAADSGFRVDNTEFDFGLLPPNATVVHRVWLQGGERDTARVTEIKTGCGCLTSTAAETIILPGDSMGVVLYWQTRGSLGPQEVSAYLYVELSPFPVEVPLKGNVVTPSSPNASLVWTPTVLVLARNQEASTRQVVQMVNKRGSELKVSLIETGPGISVVLPETIDPGTPATGYVSRSSDGPPPPFESSFTMELAGNQEAPFRVTIPVVCGDFSFRPVFTTTENSAK; translated from the coding sequence ATGCGGCTCACAATCGGTCTTGTTCTCATACTTGTCGGTTTGGCTGTACCGACTGTCGCTGCGGATTCGGGCTTTCGAGTGGACAATACCGAATTCGACTTCGGCCTGCTGCCGCCTAACGCAACGGTGGTTCACCGGGTTTGGCTTCAAGGAGGCGAAAGGGATACAGCCAGGGTGACGGAGATAAAGACCGGCTGCGGCTGCCTGACCAGCACCGCGGCCGAAACTATCATCCTGCCCGGAGACAGCATGGGGGTTGTACTCTATTGGCAAACAAGAGGATCGCTCGGACCCCAGGAGGTGTCGGCTTACCTGTATGTCGAACTAAGCCCTTTCCCGGTAGAAGTACCGTTGAAAGGAAACGTAGTAACGCCGTCTTCGCCGAATGCATCTCTTGTTTGGACACCGACGGTACTGGTGCTGGCCCGGAATCAGGAAGCGAGTACCAGGCAAGTCGTGCAGATGGTGAACAAGCGCGGGTCAGAACTGAAGGTCAGTCTAATCGAGACAGGCCCCGGCATTAGCGTGGTGTTGCCTGAGACCATCGATCCCGGGACCCCGGCGACCGGTTATGTCAGCCGTAGTTCCGACGGGCCACCTCCACCGTTTGAAAGCTCCTTTACTATGGAGTTGGCCGGGAACCAGGAGGCGCCGTTTCGGGTAACAATACCCGTGGTTTGCGGAGACTTCAGTTTCCGTCCGGTGTTTACGACAACAGAGAATAGCGCGAAGTAG
- a CDS encoding ABC transporter ATP-binding protein gives MRVIEVQNLTKVYTTHLKKGNVVALDQVSLGVDQGEIFGLLGPNGAGKTTLVKALLGITRPTAGDILINGLRPDDPASRSKVGFLQENPRFPEHLTGCGLLRLAGQLAGMSESTIADRSLLLLELVGMGKWADTKTSKYSKGMTQRIGLAQALIADPDIVILDEPTDGIDPIGKVETRDVLKRIRDQGKTVFLNSHLLGEVELVADRVAILSRGRLVKVATVNELTVRDNVYEIEADIGNIQIDVPENIGKIVLIKTTGLTIELVRPENINFVVDQLRLHRINIWSVQPARLTLERSFVDAVSEYPGESA, from the coding sequence ATGCGTGTGATTGAAGTTCAGAACCTAACCAAGGTCTATACCACGCACCTTAAAAAGGGCAACGTGGTGGCGCTTGATCAGGTCTCGCTCGGTGTCGACCAGGGAGAGATATTCGGCCTGCTTGGACCCAATGGGGCCGGGAAGACCACACTGGTAAAGGCCCTACTCGGAATCACCCGGCCGACTGCGGGCGATATTCTCATCAATGGGCTTCGCCCGGACGACCCCGCCTCTCGCTCCAAGGTGGGTTTCCTGCAGGAGAACCCGCGCTTCCCCGAACACCTGACCGGCTGCGGTCTCTTGCGGCTGGCCGGGCAACTTGCCGGCATGTCTGAAAGTACCATCGCAGATCGTAGCCTCCTGCTTCTGGAGCTGGTCGGCATGGGGAAGTGGGCCGACACCAAAACCAGCAAGTACTCCAAAGGGATGACCCAGCGCATCGGCCTCGCCCAGGCTCTGATAGCCGATCCCGATATTGTCATTCTCGATGAACCTACCGACGGAATCGACCCTATCGGCAAGGTGGAAACACGAGATGTTCTCAAGCGGATTCGCGATCAGGGCAAAACCGTCTTCCTCAATTCCCATCTGCTGGGCGAGGTCGAGCTGGTGGCTGACCGGGTGGCGATACTCTCGCGCGGCAGACTGGTCAAAGTGGCGACCGTCAACGAACTGACTGTCAGAGATAACGTCTACGAAATAGAGGCGGATATCGGCAATATTCAGATCGACGTCCCCGAGAATATTGGTAAGATCGTTCTGATAAAGACCACTGGCCTAACCATTGAGTTGGTGCGGCCTGAGAATATCAACTTCGTGGTTGATCAGCTTCGCCTTCATCGCATAAACATCTGGTCGGTGCAGCCGGCAAGGCTTACACTCGAGCGCTCGTTTGTCGACGCGGTCAGCGAGTACCCGGGAGAATCGGCATGA